In Xiphophorus couchianus chromosome 8, X_couchianus-1.0, whole genome shotgun sequence, the following proteins share a genomic window:
- the vopp1b gene encoding vesicular, overexpressed in cancer, prosurvival protein 1 isoform X2: MRSPLAGGVAVTLWLLVECVEAKKFCWYFEERYPAYFVCRSYEDCCGTRCCVRALSIQRLWVLLMMGVLFCCGAGFFIRRRMYPSPLRDEPTFNVSFTRQPVTSPVSQQPSSIQSFGVNRMAGGDPGMTLTQAAYRSQPGSTQMMMWSYPPPPSYCNHPPPPYEKIIQNDKK; encoded by the exons ATGAGGAGCCCACTTGCCGGCGGTGTTGCCGTGACATTGTGGCTGTTAGTAGAG tgtGTTGAAGCCAAGAAGTTTTGCTGGTATTTTGAGGAACGATATCCTGCATATTTTGT ATGTCGCTCCTATGAGGACTGCTGTGGAACTCGCTGCTGTGTTAGAGCCTTGTCCATTCAGAGATTATG GGTCCTGCTCATGATGGGGGTGTTGTTCTGCTGCGGTGCTGGCTTCTTCATCCGCAGAAGGATGTATCCTTCTCCTCTGAGAGATGAGCCAACCTTCAATGTGTCCTTCACCAGGCAACCTGTCACCTCGCCAG TTTCCCAGCAGCCAAGCAGCATACAGAGCTTTGGGGTGAACAGGATGGCTGGAGGTGACCCTGGGATGACATTGACCCAGGCTGCGTATCGTTCACAGCCGGGCTCCACCCAGATGATGATGTGGTCCTACCCGCCACCTCCATCCTACTGTAACCACCCACCACCACCTTATGAAAAAATCATCCAGAATGACAAGAAGTAG
- the vopp1b gene encoding vesicular, overexpressed in cancer, prosurvival protein 1 isoform X1 gives MRSPLAGGVAVTLWLLVECVEAKKFCWYFEERYPAYFVCRSYEDCCGTRCCVRALSIQRLWYFWVLLMMGVLFCCGAGFFIRRRMYPSPLRDEPTFNVSFTRQPVTSPVSQQPSSIQSFGVNRMAGGDPGMTLTQAAYRSQPGSTQMMMWSYPPPPSYCNHPPPPYEKIIQNDKK, from the exons ATGAGGAGCCCACTTGCCGGCGGTGTTGCCGTGACATTGTGGCTGTTAGTAGAG tgtGTTGAAGCCAAGAAGTTTTGCTGGTATTTTGAGGAACGATATCCTGCATATTTTGT ATGTCGCTCCTATGAGGACTGCTGTGGAACTCGCTGCTGTGTTAGAGCCTTGTCCATTCAGAGATTATGGTATTTCTG GGTCCTGCTCATGATGGGGGTGTTGTTCTGCTGCGGTGCTGGCTTCTTCATCCGCAGAAGGATGTATCCTTCTCCTCTGAGAGATGAGCCAACCTTCAATGTGTCCTTCACCAGGCAACCTGTCACCTCGCCAG TTTCCCAGCAGCCAAGCAGCATACAGAGCTTTGGGGTGAACAGGATGGCTGGAGGTGACCCTGGGATGACATTGACCCAGGCTGCGTATCGTTCACAGCCGGGCTCCACCCAGATGATGATGTGGTCCTACCCGCCACCTCCATCCTACTGTAACCACCCACCACCACCTTATGAAAAAATCATCCAGAATGACAAGAAGTAG
- the vopp1b gene encoding vesicular, overexpressed in cancer, prosurvival protein 1 isoform X3, with translation MYPPLLILTLSQCRSYEDCCGTRCCVRALSIQRLWYFWVLLMMGVLFCCGAGFFIRRRMYPSPLRDEPTFNVSFTRQPVTSPVSQQPSSIQSFGVNRMAGGDPGMTLTQAAYRSQPGSTQMMMWSYPPPPSYCNHPPPPYEKIIQNDKK, from the exons ATGTACCCACCTCTGCTCATCCTAACCCTCAGCCA ATGTCGCTCCTATGAGGACTGCTGTGGAACTCGCTGCTGTGTTAGAGCCTTGTCCATTCAGAGATTATGGTATTTCTG GGTCCTGCTCATGATGGGGGTGTTGTTCTGCTGCGGTGCTGGCTTCTTCATCCGCAGAAGGATGTATCCTTCTCCTCTGAGAGATGAGCCAACCTTCAATGTGTCCTTCACCAGGCAACCTGTCACCTCGCCAG TTTCCCAGCAGCCAAGCAGCATACAGAGCTTTGGGGTGAACAGGATGGCTGGAGGTGACCCTGGGATGACATTGACCCAGGCTGCGTATCGTTCACAGCCGGGCTCCACCCAGATGATGATGTGGTCCTACCCGCCACCTCCATCCTACTGTAACCACCCACCACCACCTTATGAAAAAATCATCCAGAATGACAAGAAGTAG